One Ardenticatenales bacterium genomic region harbors:
- a CDS encoding radical SAM protein, translating to MGNKLPIHYVTKLMSSPDVLARGMRQVLRKRAAEWLDYRRDDGYSRPPAQLGFKLVNACNLRCKMCGQWGETGYNFSRPSAELKEIVPLATYQTLLDDVAPFKPWLFVWGGEPFLYPDIMPLLTYMKQKGLTISISTNGTKLDKHIRQIVEIGVDFLLISIDGPPDTHDDIRGYKGAFESTAGAMKAIQEEKKRQGKTKPYIFVVSVITANNQRNLAELYEVTETLDADMMMTFYSWFQTRESGQRQTALLEEKLDITPWSWAGWLWNVNEIDPQAVVRSVEEVNARQWSFPYTFYPNLRLEDVPAYYRDHSQTFGYDKCLAPWLLGEIMPNGDVVTCRDYPDVVLGNIREQSLLDIWNNKRARSFRQLLQEGLMPICARCEGMMGP from the coding sequence ATGGGTAACAAACTTCCCATCCATTACGTGACAAAGCTGATGAGTTCGCCGGACGTACTCGCCAGGGGAATGAGGCAGGTGCTGCGCAAACGCGCGGCGGAGTGGCTCGATTATCGCCGCGACGACGGCTATAGCCGCCCGCCCGCCCAACTGGGCTTCAAACTGGTGAACGCCTGCAATCTGCGCTGCAAGATGTGTGGGCAGTGGGGCGAAACGGGCTACAATTTTTCTCGCCCGTCCGCGGAGTTGAAGGAAATTGTGCCCCTGGCGACGTACCAGACGTTGTTGGATGACGTTGCCCCGTTTAAGCCCTGGCTTTTTGTCTGGGGCGGCGAGCCATTTCTCTACCCGGACATCATGCCCCTCCTCACGTACATGAAGCAAAAAGGGCTGACGATCTCCATTTCCACGAATGGCACAAAACTGGACAAGCACATTCGCCAGATTGTAGAAATCGGCGTGGACTTTCTCCTCATCTCCATTGACGGTCCGCCGGACACGCATGATGATATTCGTGGCTACAAAGGGGCGTTTGAGAGTACGGCGGGAGCGATGAAGGCGATTCAGGAGGAAAAGAAGCGGCAGGGCAAAACGAAGCCGTATATCTTCGTCGTCTCCGTGATCACGGCGAACAATCAGCGCAACCTGGCGGAGTTGTATGAGGTGACGGAAACGCTGGATGCGGACATGATGATGACGTTCTACTCCTGGTTCCAGACGCGCGAGAGCGGTCAACGACAGACCGCTCTGCTGGAGGAAAAACTGGACATCACGCCGTGGTCGTGGGCGGGCTGGTTGTGGAATGTGAATGAGATTGACCCCCAGGCGGTGGTGCGCAGCGTGGAGGAAGTGAATGCGCGGCAATGGAGCTTCCCTTACACTTTCTACCCTAATTTGCGCCTGGAGGATGTGCCGGCATATTACCGCGACCACTCGCAAACATTCGGCTATGACAAATGCCTGGCTCCCTGGCTCCTCGGCGAAATCATGCCCAACGGTGACGTCGTCACCTGCCGTGACTATCCCGACGTCGTGCTGGGCAACATCCGCGAGCAAAGCCTGTTGGACATCTGGAACAACAAGCGCGCCCGCTCCTTCCGTCAGCTTCTACAAGAGGGCCTCATGCCTATCTGCGCCCGCTGCGAAGGCATGATGGGGCCGTAG
- a CDS encoding radical SAM protein, producing MGNPIPIQYVMKVIESPDILVHGARHALRRRVLGPLDYRRGDGLSRLPAQVGLKLVNACNLRCKMCSQWGESGYNFIRPAAELRQLVPLSAYQKLIDDIAHYKPWMYVWGGEPFLYRDIMPLIAYMKEKELLVSITTNGTKIGSHAKDLVAYGTDILLFSIDGPKDTHDNIRGYKGAFDLTVSALQEIQAEKKRQRKAKPYIVMTSVFTANNQSNMEELYEIAEEIGIDMMMTYYAWFQTEESGLHYTQILEEKMDITPWSWRGYLWNVDEIDPQAVADTVRRLKSRRWRFPYAFFPELKPEEIAPYYRNHGHTFGHSKCVAPWTLCGVMPNGDVVTCRDYPDVVLGNIQQESLLNIWNSQQAQTFRHLLQGEGLLPICSRCEGLMDI from the coding sequence ATGGGTAATCCAATTCCTATCCAATACGTCATGAAGGTGATTGAGTCACCCGATATCCTCGTGCATGGGGCGCGTCACGCCCTGCGCCGCCGCGTGCTAGGGCCGCTCGATTATCGGCGTGGGGATGGGTTGAGCCGTTTGCCGGCACAAGTCGGCCTCAAACTCGTCAACGCCTGCAACCTCCGCTGCAAAATGTGTTCCCAGTGGGGCGAGTCCGGCTACAACTTCATCCGCCCCGCCGCCGAACTGCGCCAACTCGTGCCCCTTTCCGCCTACCAAAAACTGATCGACGACATCGCCCATTACAAACCCTGGATGTACGTCTGGGGCGGCGAACCCTTCCTCTACCGCGACATTATGCCCCTCATCGCCTACATGAAAGAGAAAGAGCTACTCGTCTCCATCACCACCAACGGCACCAAAATTGGCTCGCACGCCAAAGACCTGGTCGCCTACGGCACCGATATCCTCCTCTTCTCCATTGACGGCCCCAAAGACACCCACGACAACATACGCGGCTATAAAGGCGCATTTGACCTCACCGTTTCCGCCCTCCAGGAAATTCAGGCGGAAAAGAAACGTCAACGCAAAGCCAAACCCTACATCGTCATGACCTCCGTCTTCACCGCCAACAACCAGAGCAACATGGAGGAACTGTACGAGATCGCCGAAGAGATCGGCATTGACATGATGATGACGTACTATGCCTGGTTCCAGACCGAAGAAAGCGGCCTCCATTACACGCAAATACTCGAAGAGAAAATGGACATCACCCCCTGGTCCTGGCGCGGCTACTTGTGGAACGTGGACGAGATCGACCCCCAGGCCGTCGCCGACACCGTGCGGCGGCTGAAATCCCGCCGCTGGCGCTTTCCATACGCCTTTTTCCCCGAACTAAAGCCGGAAGAAATCGCGCCCTATTATCGCAACCACGGCCACACCTTCGGCCACAGCAAATGCGTCGCCCCCTGGACCCTCTGTGGCGTCATGCCCAATGGCGACGTCGTCACCTGCCGTGATTATCCTGACGTGGTTCTGGGGAATATCCAGCAGGAAAGCCTATTGAACATCTGGAACAGCCAGCAGGCCCAAACGTTCCGTCACCTGCTGCAAGGAGAAGGGCTGCTGCCTATCTGCTCCCGCTGCGAAGGGCTGATGGACATCTAA
- a CDS encoding SDR family oxidoreductase, protein MGKNSVRRERCVLVTGASSGIGAATALYLDERGWRVFAGIRHPQDAAALRARASARLTPLPLDITDAGQIAAAVETVRAAVGADGLDGVVNNAGIFLGGPVEFMPLDNLRQLLEVNVLGTAAVTQAFMPLLRQSRGRIVNIGSINGRFAMPMVAPYAISKFALRALNDALRREVAGWGVRVIIIDPGQVNTAIWRKNSERVAENRAGISPQYEAYYGVVLDQVKSADEAGQGMPPATVAAIIHKALTAPRPRAHYLVGMDARLGVWLMRLLPTPLFDAILRRLVGLA, encoded by the coding sequence ATGGGCAAGAATAGTGTCAGGCGCGAGAGATGTGTATTGGTGACGGGGGCTTCTTCAGGGATTGGGGCGGCGACGGCGTTGTATCTGGATGAACGGGGATGGCGGGTTTTTGCCGGCATTCGCCACCCCCAAGACGCCGCGGCATTGCGCGCTCGCGCCTCGGCACGATTGACGCCCCTGCCGCTGGACATCACGGACGCGGGGCAGATTGCCGCCGCCGTGGAGACGGTGCGGGCGGCGGTGGGGGCGGATGGATTGGATGGGGTGGTGAACAATGCCGGCATTTTCCTCGGCGGCCCCGTCGAATTCATGCCCCTGGACAACCTGCGCCAACTTCTCGAAGTCAACGTCCTGGGCACAGCCGCCGTTACCCAAGCTTTTATGCCCCTCCTGCGCCAATCCCGCGGACGTATTGTGAACATCGGCTCCATCAACGGGCGTTTTGCCATGCCCATGGTGGCTCCCTATGCCATCTCCAAGTTCGCGCTGCGCGCCCTCAATGACGCCCTCCGCCGCGAGGTTGCCGGGTGGGGTGTGCGCGTGATCATCATCGATCCGGGTCAGGTGAACACCGCAATCTGGCGGAAGAATAGTGAGCGGGTGGCTGAGAATCGTGCCGGCATTTCCCCCCAATACGAAGCCTACTACGGTGTTGTTCTGGATCAGGTCAAAAGTGCGGACGAAGCCGGGCAGGGAATGCCCCCGGCCACCGTCGCCGCCATCATCCACAAAGCGTTGACCGCTCCTCGTCCACGCGCCCACTACCTCGTCGGCATGGACGCCCGCCTCGGCGTCTGGCTCATGCGCCTTCTGCCCACCCCCCTCTTCGACGCCATCCTGCGCCGCCTCGTTGGCCTCGCCTGA
- a CDS encoding sulfotransferase encodes MRQPTPLPRELRPLDTPYLHLLDRVTIDPVFVMGLHRSGTTVLSLCMLATACFNTTTMYNMLYRRCLLHLHLHPQEGAARRKELADYFESRNLVTRTYDGIGVGPDAPEEYGEALGNKGRQPLLNARNLPGFMELARKIQYVDGQERLLLLKNPWNARHFLYLAEAFPTARFVFIHRSPLEIIDSQIRMFASLLQERNEYELLLVDWYGELFEQPWKVKLGQWIYGENSPYLYWKIVRHVTRTCEYMRVHRQALGARAMDITYQDLCAQPLETMRRVTTFLDLQPAREPDYAQFIAPRTRPLLPHVARNRTKIERATARYVEEFGLSSRKP; translated from the coding sequence ATGCGACAACCAACGCCGCTGCCGCGAGAGTTGCGCCCCCTGGATACGCCCTATCTGCATTTGTTGGATAGGGTGACGATTGATCCGGTGTTCGTGATGGGATTGCACCGATCCGGGACCACCGTCCTGTCGCTTTGTATGCTGGCAACGGCGTGTTTCAACACCACCACCATGTACAACATGCTCTATCGCCGCTGCCTGCTTCATTTGCATTTGCATCCCCAGGAAGGGGCGGCGCGGCGAAAGGAACTGGCGGATTATTTTGAAAGTCGCAACCTGGTCACGCGCACCTACGATGGCATTGGGGTGGGGCCGGATGCGCCGGAGGAGTATGGGGAGGCGTTGGGGAACAAGGGGCGGCAGCCGCTGCTGAACGCGCGAAACTTGCCCGGCTTCATGGAACTGGCGCGCAAAATCCAGTATGTGGACGGTCAGGAGCGTCTGCTGCTGCTAAAGAACCCGTGGAATGCGCGCCACTTTCTGTACCTGGCGGAAGCATTCCCGACGGCGCGGTTTGTGTTTATCCATCGTTCTCCGCTGGAGATCATTGATTCGCAGATTCGTATGTTTGCCTCGCTATTGCAAGAGCGAAACGAGTACGAACTGTTGTTGGTGGACTGGTACGGGGAGCTTTTTGAGCAGCCGTGGAAGGTGAAGTTGGGACAGTGGATTTACGGGGAGAATTCGCCGTATCTGTACTGGAAAATTGTGCGTCACGTCACGCGCACGTGCGAGTATATGCGGGTGCATCGTCAGGCGTTGGGCGCGCGGGCAATGGACATTACGTACCAGGATTTGTGCGCGCAGCCGCTGGAGACGATGCGCCGCGTGACGACGTTCCTGGATTTGCAGCCGGCACGGGAGCCGGATTATGCGCAGTTTATTGCGCCGCGCACCCGTCCGCTGCTGCCCCACGTGGCGCGTAATCGGACCAAAATTGAGCGGGCGACTGCGCGTTACGTGGAGGAATTTGGTCTATCTTCCCGGAAGCCATGA
- a CDS encoding class I SAM-dependent methyltransferase, which yields MREHGGEEAWFSLVKCGGCGLVYLNPRPDEEELRRRSPAYQEAIDDVLARVRRTRIGQLGLKMLRQTRRPPGPVGKLLDIGCAQGQYLAYVGSLGWQGHGIEYDEGSAQYAREQLGIPVLAGPAETQMSHWPDETFDVVTIWHVLEHLSDPLRVMREIYRVLKPGGTLLLEVPNYGSLWSPLFGRFWFALEAPYHLYHFQPETLTRLLRQAGFETFRLNGETSPPEITWSIQAVWLHWRKKQWDGHYLWNPLGVVALYPLEMALAPFRRSVNIRVVAQK from the coding sequence GTGCGTGAGCATGGGGGGGAGGAGGCCTGGTTCTCGCTGGTCAAGTGCGGCGGCTGCGGCCTCGTCTATCTCAATCCGCGCCCGGACGAGGAAGAACTGCGCCGCCGCTCTCCCGCCTACCAGGAAGCCATTGACGACGTGTTGGCGCGGGTGCGGAGAACGCGGATCGGCCAGTTGGGGCTAAAAATGCTGCGGCAAACGCGCCGCCCCCCGGGACCCGTGGGCAAACTGCTGGACATTGGCTGCGCCCAGGGGCAGTATTTGGCTTACGTCGGTTCGCTGGGGTGGCAGGGGCACGGCATCGAGTACGACGAGGGATCGGCGCAGTATGCGCGGGAGCAATTGGGCATCCCCGTGCTGGCGGGACCGGCGGAAACGCAAATGAGCCACTGGCCGGACGAGACGTTCGATGTGGTGACGATCTGGCACGTTTTGGAGCATCTGTCTGACCCGCTGCGGGTGATGCGGGAGATTTATCGGGTGCTAAAACCGGGCGGAACGTTGCTGCTGGAAGTGCCCAACTACGGCAGTTTGTGGTCGCCGCTGTTTGGCCGTTTCTGGTTTGCGCTGGAAGCCCCCTATCATCTGTACCATTTCCAGCCGGAGACGTTGACGCGGCTGCTGCGGCAGGCGGGTTTTGAAACTTTCCGCCTGAACGGGGAAACGTCCCCGCCGGAGATCACGTGGAGCATTCAGGCGGTGTGGCTGCATTGGCGCAAGAAGCAGTGGGATGGACATTATCTGTGGAATCCGCTGGGGGTGGTGGCGTTGTACCCGCTGGAAATGGCGTTGGCGCCATTCCGCCGTAGCGTAAATATCCGTGTTGTGGCCCAGAAGTGA